Proteins from a genomic interval of Euleptes europaea isolate rEulEur1 chromosome 18, rEulEur1.hap1, whole genome shotgun sequence:
- the BCL2L12 gene encoding bcl-2-like protein 12 produces MAGSPGPHRPQKQVREETRRILEAFLQGALSPRDAGPPGHVGRTYHDPQSYIHRSPTEHAPHCPAWTSIHEEINHAEERKHNFRTSIKKLLRRKPSPRTPPDGLPPSKGSLKRSKSGGEGGAHQKRSFSFKSLLKKKGASSGETGCPAEPGQRPDSLPVSSCYCEQLQAGPPEPQTTNNEAEETEFYTLVAQKLDHLVKQQQLISPSAGKGLPSPADRFHSSATNAASGISVDSFEPQGGTNEKRKEQVLQKLVALLEEQAGIINKEIEADPLLRNTISRLSYRSFSRMAEVFTSRSPPGIPSPQLAKLALTMELTRKVAGINSHAVHTLMGYSLQYMDMFVPWLQQQGGWENIVAQDEIFDVQID; encoded by the exons ATGGCGGGGAGCCCAGGCCCACACAGACCACAGAAGCAAGTGAGAGAAGAGACCCGGCGGATCCTGGAAGCGTTCCTACAAGGCGCACTGAGCCCCAGAGACGCAGGGCCCCCGGGTCACGTGGGCCGCACCTACCATGACCCCCAAAGTTACATACACAG GTCCCCAACTGAGCATGCGCCGCACTGTCCAGCCTGGACCAGCATCCACGAAGAGATTAACCACGCAGAAGAAAGAAAGCACAACTTCCGTACCAGTATCAAGAAGCTGTTGCGGCGGAAGCCTAGTCCCCGAACTCCCCCCgatggcctccctccctccaagggcTCCTTAAAGCGGTCCAAAtctggaggggaaggaggagccCACCAGAAGCGCTCCTTTTCCTTCAAGAGCCTTCTAAAGAAGAAAGGAGCTTCCTCGGGGGAGACGGGATGCCCTGCCGAGCCCGGTCAGCGCCCTGACTCCTTGCCTGTAAGCTCCTGCTACTGTGAGCAACTTCAAGCTGGCCCGCCGGAGCCCCAAACAACTA ATAACGAGGCAGAGGAGACGGAGTTTTATACACTCGTGGCCCAGAAACTGGACCACTTggtaaagcagcagcagctgatcaGCCCTTCCGCTGGAAAAGGCTTGCCTTCCCCAGCAGACCGCTTCCATTCTTCTGCCACAAATGCTGCCTCTGGCATTTCAG TTGATTCGTTTGAGCCGCAGGGAGGCACGAATGAGAAACGGAAAGAGCAAGTCCTCCAGAAACTGGTCGCCCTCCTCGAAGAACAGGCCGGAATCATCAACAAGGAG ATCGAAGCAGACCCACTGCTCCGGAACACCATCTCCCGCCTGTCTTACCGCAGCTTCTCCCGCATGGCTGAGGTCTTCACCTCCCGCTCCCCGCCCGGTATCCCCAGTCCGCAGCTGGCTAAGCTAGCCCTCACCATGGAGCTGACGCGAAAAGTGGCCGGCATCAACAGCCACGCTGTGCACACCCTCATGGGCTACAGCCTGCAATATATGGATATGTTTGTGCCGTGGTTACAGCAGCAAGGCGGCTGG GAGAACATTGTGGCCCAGGATGAGATTTTTGACGTGCAAATTGATTAA